The stretch of DNA CAAGTTTACTGCTTCTTTTACTAATTCCTCTGTATTCTTTTCTCCATTTTCTTCCGCATGCTTCACACATTCTACTAAATTTGAACTAACGATCACACCGATTGTACGGTCAATCGCAGATCTAGCAGCAGATAACTGTGTAATCACATCTTTACAATCATTTTCTTCTTCCATCATTCTTAAAATTCCGCGCAGCTGTCCTTCTATGCGCTTTACCCTATTTTTCATTTGATCATTGTATTCCATCTTTAATCTCCTTTCTAGTACACTGTACTTAATTTTTCCTTACATTTACAACCAGTTAAAGTATACCCTGTGATCTTAAAGCCTCTTTTTCTTAAGAACCGAATGCTAATATTCTTTTCTAAATGATCAGCAGCTATAATATGGACGGATAAACTTGGAATCTCAGCGTAATTCCTTTTTAAATAGGCTACGGGTATATTCTTAGCACCTTGTATGGGATCGTTATATGATAAATTATAATCTCTTACGTCTAGAATCGTTAGTGAATCTTTATTAATGTTATATAAATCTTTACATTTAACATTCCCAACAGGAAAGTATCTTAAAAAAAAGGTTCCAGTGATAATTGCAAGCAGCATGATGATAAAATATAGCATTTTATAAAAACCTTCCCAGTTTATTAGTAATTTAGAGGAATGACAAGCTTTATATTATACCCTTATAGGTATATTGTCAACTAAAAACAGATCCCCTAATTCAAATGAAATTAGAGGATCACTGCCATTATTTCTTTTTTACCCAAAATTTAATAAGAGGTCCCTCTTGTTCCGTTTTTAAGATGGTGTGACCGGCATTATTGGCCCATGCTGGAAGATCATTTAGTGAACCTTTATCCGTTGCATGGAGCTCTAATATTTGATCGCTTTCTAACTGCTCGATGCCCTTTTTGAGCTTAACAATCGGCATTGGGCAAGTTAATCCTGTTACATCAAGGATTGAATCTACTTTTATTTCATTTGTATTTTTGACAACTGTTTCTCCTAGGTCATTTGTTGTTGTTTCAACGCCTTTATTTATATTGCTTCCGAAAACAGAAGAATAGGTTTTCCAGCCGCCATCCACATTTTTAACACTAAATCCATTATGCTTTAATATACGGCTCGCTAAATAACCTCTTAAACCAACCTGACAACTGACATATATAGTCTGATCTTTCGGAAGTTCCTCTAATCGATTTCTTAGCTCATTTAGTGAGATATTCATGGATCCTTCAATAAACCCGAATTCTCTTTCCATCGGTTCGCGAACATCAATTAATAGACCACCGCTGGCAATAATATCATCAATTTCATGCCACTGGACATGCTCCAATTCACCTTCCATAATGTTTGTTGCAACATATCCTGCCATATTTACAGGATCTTTTGCTGATGAATATGGAGGTGCATATGATAATTCTAAATGAGTTAAATCTTCTACTGTTAACCCGCCTTTAATGGCTGTTGCAATGACATCTATTCGCTTATCAACGCCATCCATTCCAACTGCCTGTGCACCGAAAATTCTTCCTGTTCCTTTGTCAAAGATTAGTTTTAATGCAATGGAAGACGCACCTGGATAGTAGCCTGCATGTGAGCTTGGATGAATATGAACAACCTCATATGGCACACCTAATCGGTTTAATGTTTTTTCATTATTGCCTGTAGCAGCTACGGTTAAATCAAACACCTTTGCAATGGATGTACCAAGGGTCCCTTGATATTTCTCCTGTTTTCCCATTATATTATTCGCAGCGATTCTCCCTTGTCGATTAGCTGGGCCAGCAAGTGGAATCATTGCTTTCGATCCGCTTATAAAATCGACCACTTCCACAGCATCCCCAACTGCGTAAATATCAGGATTCGAAGTTTGAAGGTATTCATTAACAATAATTCCTCCGCGCTCTCCTAAGTGAAGGCCAGCTGCTTTCGCTAATTCATTTTCAGGTCTTACCCCAATTGAAAGGATGGTCATATCAGTCTCGATATTTGTTCCATCTGATAAAATCACTGTCTTCCCATTATCAGCAAAGAATTGAACACCGTTTTCTAATACTAGCTGGACTCCCTTTTCTTTTAAATGAGTGTGGAGAATGCTAGCCATTTCAAAATCAATCGGAGCCATTATTTGATTAGCCATTTCGATGAGGGTCACTGCAATCCCTCTATCAACCAGGTTCTCAGCCATTTCAATTCCGATAAATCCCCCACCAATCACAATAGCTTTTTTTGGATTTTGCTGATCGACATAGTTTTTGATTTTATCTGTATCTGGAATATTTCTTAATGTAAAAATAGCTTCAGCTTCTTCCAAACCAGGGATTGGCGGTACAATTGGTCTTGCTCCTGGAGACAATAATAATTTGTCATACGCTTCTTCATATACCACATCGGTTTTTAAATTTTTGATCGTTACTTTTTTATTTTCAGGATCTATGCTCAAAACTTCACTTAAATTACGGATATCCAAATTAAAACGCTCTGACATTCCTTTTACAGTTTGAACTAATAATTTGCTTCGATCCTTGATCGTCTCCCCAATATAATAAGGCAGTCCACAATTTGCAAATGAAATATGCTCTCCACGTTCTACTAGTATTATTTCTATCTCTTCATTATTTCTTCTTAATTTCGCTGCAGCAGTAGCCCCACCTGCAACTCCACCAACAATGATTACTTTCTTAGTCATAAAGTTCCCTCCAATAATATGAATAGATTACCATTACCCCTACGGGTATAATACCTTACAAAATTATTAATTGTCAACTTAAGTAAACACTCAATTTCTCTCATGAGACAACATCCAGATTTCATATCTTACAAAACTGTAAGAGAATCTGTAAGGGAATTCGATAGGTATTCTTTAAGGCCTTTTGTAAGATAAAGAAAGAATCTTAGGAGGTTATAAGGAATGAAAACACCAGTTGTTGACGTTAAAAACGTAAAAAAATTCTATGGAAAAAAGGGTGAAAACCAATCCATTGCTTTAAATGACGTTTCATTCTCCATTCATGAGGGTGAATTTGTTGGGATCATGGGGCCATCTGGCTCTGGGAAAACAACTCTATTAAATGTGATCTCAACTTTAGATCATGCTACAGATGGCATCGTGCAAATTGCCGGTAACGATATTACGAAAATGAAGCAGGGGCAGCTATCAGATTTCCGCTCACAAAAGCTAGGGTTTATTTTCCAAGACTTTAA from Cytobacillus dafuensis encodes:
- a CDS encoding metal-sensitive transcriptional regulator, translating into MEYNDQMKNRVKRIEGQLRGILRMMEEENDCKDVITQLSAARSAIDRTIGVIVSSNLVECVKHAEENGEKNTEELVKEAVNLLVKSR
- a CDS encoding rhodanese-like domain-containing protein encodes the protein MLYFIIMLLAIITGTFFLRYFPVGNVKCKDLYNINKDSLTILDVRDYNLSYNDPIQGAKNIPVAYLKRNYAEIPSLSVHIIAADHLEKNISIRFLRKRGFKITGYTLTGCKCKEKLSTVY
- a CDS encoding CoA-disulfide reductase; this encodes MTKKVIIVGGVAGGATAAAKLRRNNEEIEIILVERGEHISFANCGLPYYIGETIKDRSKLLVQTVKGMSERFNLDIRNLSEVLSIDPENKKVTIKNLKTDVVYEEAYDKLLLSPGARPIVPPIPGLEEAEAIFTLRNIPDTDKIKNYVDQQNPKKAIVIGGGFIGIEMAENLVDRGIAVTLIEMANQIMAPIDFEMASILHTHLKEKGVQLVLENGVQFFADNGKTVILSDGTNIETDMTILSIGVRPENELAKAAGLHLGERGGIIVNEYLQTSNPDIYAVGDAVEVVDFISGSKAMIPLAGPANRQGRIAANNIMGKQEKYQGTLGTSIAKVFDLTVAATGNNEKTLNRLGVPYEVVHIHPSSHAGYYPGASSIALKLIFDKGTGRIFGAQAVGMDGVDKRIDVIATAIKGGLTVEDLTHLELSYAPPYSSAKDPVNMAGYVATNIMEGELEHVQWHEIDDIIASGGLLIDVREPMEREFGFIEGSMNISLNELRNRLEELPKDQTIYVSCQVGLRGYLASRILKHNGFSVKNVDGGWKTYSSVFGSNINKGVETTTNDLGETVVKNTNEIKVDSILDVTGLTCPMPIVKLKKGIEQLESDQILELHATDKGSLNDLPAWANNAGHTILKTEQEGPLIKFWVKKK